A section of the Enterobacter sp. C2 genome encodes:
- the cytR gene encoding DNA-binding transcriptional regulator CytR has product MKVKKEVAAATMKDVAQKAKVSTATVSRALMNPDKVSQATRNRVEQAALEVGYLPQAMGRNIKRNESRTLLVIVPDICDPFFSEIIRGIEVTAAEQGYLVLIGDCAHQNQQEKTFIDLIITKQIDGMLLLGSRLPFDASIEEQRNLPPMVMANEFAPELELPTVHIDNLTAAFNAVNYLLEQGHQRIGCIAGPEEMPLCHYRLQGYVQALRRSGITVDPHYIARGNFTYEAGSSAMEQLLALPKPPTAVFCHSDVMALGALSCAKRQGLKIPQDLSIIGFDNISLAQFCDPPLTTVAQPRFEIGREAMLLLLDQLHGQVVSSGSRLLDCELIVRGSTQALT; this is encoded by the coding sequence TTGAAGGTTAAGAAAGAGGTTGCTGCGGCGACCATGAAAGATGTGGCCCAGAAAGCGAAGGTTTCTACGGCAACCGTGTCCAGGGCATTGATGAACCCAGATAAAGTCTCCCAGGCGACCCGCAATCGCGTTGAGCAGGCGGCGCTGGAGGTGGGCTATTTGCCGCAGGCGATGGGCCGCAATATTAAGCGCAACGAATCGCGTACGCTGCTGGTCATCGTGCCGGATATCTGCGATCCCTTTTTCAGCGAAATCATTCGCGGTATTGAAGTGACCGCCGCCGAGCAGGGCTATCTGGTACTGATTGGCGACTGCGCCCACCAGAACCAGCAGGAGAAGACGTTCATCGACCTGATCATTACCAAGCAGATTGACGGCATGCTGCTGCTCGGCTCGCGCCTGCCCTTCGACGCCAGCATCGAGGAGCAGCGCAACCTGCCGCCGATGGTGATGGCCAACGAGTTCGCGCCGGAGCTGGAGCTGCCCACGGTGCATATCGATAACCTGACGGCGGCCTTTAACGCCGTTAACTACCTGCTGGAGCAGGGGCATCAGCGGATTGGCTGTATTGCCGGGCCGGAAGAGATGCCGCTGTGCCACTACCGCCTGCAGGGCTACGTCCAGGCGCTGCGCCGATCCGGCATCACCGTTGACCCGCACTATATCGCCCGCGGCAACTTCACCTACGAGGCGGGGAGCAGCGCCATGGAGCAGCTGCTGGCGCTGCCGAAGCCGCCTACGGCGGTATTCTGCCACAGCGACGTCATGGCCCTTGGCGCACTCTCCTGCGCGAAACGGCAGGGTCTTAAAATTCCGCAGGATCTGTCTATTATTGGTTTCGATAATATTTCACTCGCCCAGTTCTGCGATCCGCCGCTGACGACGGTCGCCCAGCCGCGCTTTGAGATTGGCCGTGAGGCGATGCTATTGCTGTTGGATCAGCTACATGGACAGGTAGTCAGCAGCGGATCGCGTCTGCTGGATTGCGAATTAATCGTGCGCGGGTCGACACAGGCGCTTACGTAA
- the hslU gene encoding HslU--HslV peptidase ATPase subunit: MSEMTPREIVSELNKHIIGQDNAKRSVAIALRNRWRRMQLDEELRHEVTPKNILMIGPTGVGKTEIARRLAKLANAPFIKVEATKFTEVGYVGKEVDSIIRDLTDAAVKMVRMQSIEKNRYRAEEMAEERILDVLIPPAKDNWGQAEQSQEPSAARQAFRKKLREGQLDDKEVEINLAAAPMGVEIMAPPGMEEMTSQLQSMFQNLGGQKQKPRKLKIKDAMKLLIEEEAAKLVNPEELKQDAIDAVEQHGIVFIDEIDKICKRGESSGPDVSREGVQRDLLPLVEGCTVSTKHGMVKTDHILFIASGAFQVAKPSDLIPELQGRLPIRVELQPLTTEDFERILTEPNASVTVQYKALMATEGVNIDFTDDGIKRIAQAAWQVNETTENIGARRLHTVLERLMEDISYDASDLNGESVTIDAAYVSKHLDELVADEDLSRFIL, encoded by the coding sequence ATGTCTGAAATGACCCCACGCGAAATTGTCAGCGAACTGAACAAACACATTATCGGTCAGGACAATGCCAAGCGCTCTGTTGCTATTGCCCTGCGTAACCGCTGGCGTCGTATGCAGCTCGACGAAGAGCTGCGCCACGAAGTGACGCCGAAAAACATTCTGATGATCGGTCCAACCGGCGTTGGTAAAACCGAAATCGCGCGTCGTCTGGCGAAGCTGGCCAATGCGCCCTTCATCAAAGTAGAAGCGACTAAATTCACCGAAGTAGGCTACGTCGGTAAAGAAGTTGACTCGATTATCCGCGATCTGACCGATGCCGCCGTGAAAATGGTGCGTATGCAGTCGATCGAGAAAAACCGCTACCGTGCGGAGGAGATGGCGGAAGAGCGCATTCTCGACGTGCTGATCCCGCCGGCGAAAGATAACTGGGGCCAGGCTGAACAGTCCCAGGAGCCCTCTGCCGCCCGCCAGGCGTTTCGCAAAAAGCTGCGTGAAGGCCAGCTGGATGACAAAGAGGTAGAGATCAACCTCGCCGCCGCGCCGATGGGCGTAGAGATCATGGCACCTCCAGGCATGGAAGAGATGACCAGCCAGCTGCAGTCGATGTTCCAGAACCTGGGCGGCCAGAAGCAGAAGCCGCGCAAGCTGAAGATCAAAGACGCCATGAAGCTGCTGATCGAAGAGGAAGCGGCCAAGCTGGTGAACCCGGAAGAGCTGAAGCAGGATGCCATCGATGCCGTTGAGCAGCACGGTATCGTGTTTATCGATGAGATCGATAAAATCTGTAAGCGCGGTGAATCCTCTGGCCCGGACGTCTCCCGTGAGGGCGTCCAGCGCGACCTGCTGCCGCTGGTAGAAGGCTGCACCGTCTCCACCAAGCACGGCATGGTGAAAACCGACCACATCCTGTTTATCGCCTCCGGCGCGTTCCAGGTGGCGAAGCCGTCGGATCTGATCCCGGAACTGCAGGGTCGTCTGCCGATCCGCGTTGAGCTGCAGCCGCTGACCACGGAAGATTTTGAGCGCATCCTGACCGAGCCAAATGCTTCCGTCACCGTACAGTACAAGGCGCTGATGGCTACCGAGGGGGTTAACATCGACTTTACCGATGACGGTATCAAGCGCATTGCCCAGGCCGCATGGCAGGTGAACGAGACCACCGAAAACATCGGTGCGCGTCGTCTGCACACCGTTCTGGAGCGTCTGATGGAGGATATCTCCTATGACGCCAGCGATCTGAACGGTGAATCGGTGACAATCGACGCTGCTTATGTGAGCAAGCACCTGGATGAGCTAGTAGCAGATGAAGATTTGAGCCGTTTTATCTTATAA
- the rraA gene encoding ribonuclease E activity regulator RraA, with the protein MKYDTSELCDIYQEDVNVVEPLFSNFGGRSSFGGQIITVKCFEDNGLLYDLLEQNGRGRVLLIDGGGSVRRALIDGELARLAAQNEWEGLVVYGAVRQVDDLEELDIGIQAIAAIPVGAAGDGIGESDIRVNFGGVTFFSGDHLYADNTGIILSEDPLDIE; encoded by the coding sequence ATGAAATACGATACTTCCGAGCTTTGTGACATCTACCAGGAAGATGTCAACGTCGTGGAACCGCTGTTCTCCAACTTTGGTGGGCGGTCGTCGTTTGGCGGACAGATCATCACGGTGAAATGTTTCGAGGATAACGGGTTGCTTTACGATCTGCTCGAACAGAATGGCCGTGGCCGCGTCCTGCTGATTGACGGCGGTGGTTCCGTTCGTCGCGCACTGATTGATGGCGAGCTGGCACGCCTCGCCGCCCAGAATGAGTGGGAAGGGCTGGTGGTCTACGGCGCGGTGCGCCAGGTGGACGATCTTGAAGAGCTGGACATCGGTATCCAGGCGATTGCCGCGATCCCGGTGGGTGCCGCAGGTGATGGCATTGGCGAAAGCGATATCCGCGTGAACTTTGGCGGCGTCACCTTCTTCTCCGGCGACCACCTCTATGCCGACAACACCGGCATTATCCTTTCTGAAGATCCGCTCGACATCGAGTAA
- the menA gene encoding 1,4-dihydroxy-2-naphthoate polyprenyltransferase, translated as MTEYTLTRTQAWLESLRPKTLPLAFAAIVVGTALAWWQGHFDLRVAVLALTTAGLLQILSNLANDYGDAVKGSDKPDRIGPLRGMQKGAISLAQMKRALLVTVALSCLSGLALVLVAYQTVGDFIGFMMLGGLSIVAAITYTIGRRPYGYLGLGDISVLLFFGWLSVIGSGYLQTHTLIPAMFLPATACGLLATAVLNVNNLRDIDSDRINGKNTLVVRLGPVNARRYHACLLLGALLCFGLFNLLYLHSLWGWLFILAAPLLVRQARFILREQDPAAMPPMLERTVKGTLLTNLLFVVGIVLSKTLL; from the coding sequence ATGACTGAATATACCCTGACGCGTACCCAGGCCTGGCTGGAGAGCCTGCGACCAAAGACCCTTCCCCTTGCGTTTGCCGCGATTGTGGTGGGCACTGCGCTTGCCTGGTGGCAGGGCCACTTTGATCTGCGGGTCGCGGTGCTGGCGCTCACCACCGCCGGGCTGCTGCAAATCCTCTCCAATCTGGCTAACGACTACGGCGACGCGGTGAAGGGCAGCGACAAACCGGATCGTATCGGGCCGCTACGTGGCATGCAGAAAGGGGCTATCAGCCTGGCGCAGATGAAACGCGCCCTGCTGGTTACCGTCGCGCTCAGCTGCCTCTCTGGACTGGCGCTGGTGCTGGTTGCGTATCAAACGGTAGGGGATTTTATCGGCTTCATGATGTTGGGCGGGTTATCTATCGTCGCCGCTATTACCTACACCATTGGCCGCCGCCCGTATGGCTATCTCGGCCTGGGGGATATTTCGGTGCTGCTCTTTTTTGGCTGGCTCAGCGTGATCGGCAGCGGCTATCTCCAGACGCATACCCTGATCCCGGCGATGTTCTTACCGGCCACCGCCTGCGGCCTGCTGGCAACGGCGGTGCTTAACGTCAACAACCTGCGGGATATCGACAGCGATCGCATCAACGGTAAAAACACGCTGGTAGTGCGCCTGGGGCCAGTAAACGCCCGCCGCTATCACGCCTGTTTGCTGCTGGGTGCACTGCTCTGCTTTGGGCTGTTCAATCTCCTCTACCTGCATAGCCTGTGGGGCTGGCTGTTCATTCTGGCCGCTCCGCTGCTGGTGCGTCAGGCGCGCTTTATCCTGCGTGAGCAGGATCCCGCTGCGATGCCGCCGATGCTGGAACGCACTGTAAAAGGCACGCTTTTAACTAACCTGCTGTTTGTTGTCGGGATTGTGCTCAGCAAGACGCTGCTTTAG
- the glpK gene encoding glycerol kinase GlpK, with translation MTEKKYIVALDQGTTSSRAVVMDHDANIISVSQREFEQIYPKPGWVEHDPMEIWASQSSTLVEVLAKADISSDQIAAIGITNQRETVVIWDKETGKPIHNAIVWQCRRTADICEHLKRDGLEDYIRATTGLVIDPYFSGTKVKWILDHVDGSRERAKRGELLFGTVDSWLIWKMTQGRVHVTDYTNASRTMLFNIHTLEWDDKMLEVLDIPRAMLPEVRKSSEVYGQTNIGGKGGTRIPIAGIAGDQQAALFGQLCVKQGMAKNTYGTGCFMLMNTGEKAVASEHGLLTTIACGPRGEVNYALEGAVFMAGASIQWLRDEMKLISDSFDSEYFATKVKDTNGVYVVPAFTGLGAPYWDPYARGAIFGLTRGVNSNHIIRATLESIAYQTRDVLEAMQADSGIRLHALRVDGGAVANNFLMQFQSDILGTRVERPEVREVTALGAAYLAGLAVGFWQNLDELQEKAVIEREFRPGIETTERNYRYSGWKKAVKRAMAWEEHDE, from the coding sequence ATGACTGAGAAAAAATATATCGTTGCGCTGGACCAGGGTACAACCAGCTCTCGCGCCGTGGTAATGGATCACGACGCCAATATCATCAGTGTTTCACAGCGCGAATTCGAACAAATCTACCCTAAACCAGGCTGGGTTGAGCACGATCCGATGGAGATCTGGGCCAGCCAAAGCTCAACGCTGGTAGAAGTGTTGGCGAAGGCCGACATCAGCTCGGATCAGATTGCCGCTATCGGCATTACCAACCAGCGTGAAACCGTGGTGATCTGGGATAAAGAGACCGGTAAGCCTATTCACAATGCCATCGTCTGGCAGTGCCGTCGCACCGCCGACATCTGCGAGCATCTGAAGCGCGACGGCCTGGAAGACTATATTCGTGCCACCACCGGCCTGGTCATCGACCCCTACTTCTCCGGCACTAAGGTGAAGTGGATCCTCGACCACGTTGACGGCTCCCGCGAACGCGCTAAGCGCGGCGAACTGCTGTTCGGCACCGTCGACAGCTGGCTGATCTGGAAGATGACCCAAGGGCGCGTTCACGTCACCGACTACACCAACGCCTCCCGTACCATGCTGTTTAACATCCACACCCTGGAGTGGGATGACAAAATGCTGGAGGTGCTGGATATTCCGCGCGCCATGCTGCCAGAGGTGCGTAAATCCTCCGAGGTTTACGGTCAGACTAACATCGGCGGCAAGGGCGGCACGCGTATTCCTATCGCTGGGATCGCCGGTGACCAGCAGGCGGCGCTCTTTGGTCAGCTCTGCGTCAAGCAGGGGATGGCGAAGAACACCTACGGCACCGGCTGCTTTATGCTGATGAACACCGGCGAGAAGGCGGTAGCCTCCGAGCATGGACTGCTGACCACCATCGCCTGCGGCCCGCGTGGCGAGGTGAACTACGCTCTGGAAGGCGCGGTATTTATGGCGGGGGCATCCATTCAGTGGCTGCGCGACGAGATGAAGCTGATCAGCGACTCGTTCGACTCGGAATACTTTGCCACCAAGGTGAAAGATACTAACGGCGTGTACGTCGTACCGGCCTTTACCGGCCTCGGCGCGCCCTACTGGGATCCCTATGCCCGCGGTGCAATCTTCGGCCTGACCCGTGGCGTCAACTCGAACCACATCATCCGCGCGACGCTGGAATCCATTGCCTACCAGACCCGCGACGTGCTGGAGGCCATGCAGGCCGACTCCGGCATTCGTCTGCACGCCCTGCGCGTGGACGGTGGCGCGGTAGCCAATAACTTCCTGATGCAGTTCCAGTCGGATATTCTCGGCACCCGCGTTGAGCGTCCGGAAGTTCGCGAAGTGACGGCCCTGGGCGCCGCTTACCTGGCAGGCCTGGCGGTCGGTTTCTGGCAGAACCTCGACGAGCTGCAGGAGAAAGCGGTTATCGAGCGCGAGTTCCGTCCGGGTATCGAAACCACCGAGCGTAACTACCGCTACAGCGGCTGGAAAAAGGCCGTGAAACGCGCCATGGCGTGGGAAGAACACGACGAGTAA
- the fpr gene encoding ferredoxin--NADP(+) reductase, giving the protein MADWVTGKVTKVEFWTDALFSLTVHAPIHPFKAGQFAKLGLEIDGERVQRAYSYVNAPSDPNLEFYLVTVPDGKLSPRLAALKPGDEVLIVSEAAGFFVLEEIPECDTLWMLATGTAIGPYLSILQEGKDLERFKNLVLVHAARYAEDLSYLPLMLELQKRYERKLRIQTVVSRETVAGSLHGRVPALIESGELERAVGLTMRPEDSHVMLCGNPQMVRDTQQLLKETRQMAKHLRRRPGHMTAEHYW; this is encoded by the coding sequence ATGGCGGATTGGGTTACAGGAAAAGTTACGAAGGTTGAATTCTGGACCGACGCGCTCTTTAGTCTCACCGTTCATGCTCCCATCCACCCCTTCAAGGCGGGCCAGTTTGCCAAGCTGGGTCTGGAGATTGACGGCGAGCGCGTCCAGCGCGCCTACTCCTACGTTAATGCCCCCAGCGATCCTAATCTGGAGTTTTACCTGGTCACCGTCCCGGACGGCAAGCTCAGTCCGCGCCTTGCGGCGCTGAAGCCGGGTGATGAGGTGCTGATCGTGAGCGAGGCCGCAGGGTTCTTTGTACTTGAGGAGATCCCCGAGTGTGACACCCTGTGGATGCTGGCAACCGGGACGGCCATCGGCCCCTACCTGTCGATTTTGCAGGAAGGGAAAGACCTGGAGCGCTTTAAAAACCTGGTGCTGGTTCATGCCGCGCGCTATGCCGAGGATCTCAGCTATCTGCCGCTGATGCTGGAGCTGCAAAAGCGCTATGAGCGTAAACTGCGGATCCAGACGGTTGTCAGTCGCGAAACGGTAGCGGGCTCACTGCACGGGCGCGTACCGGCGTTGATTGAGAGCGGAGAGTTAGAGCGCGCCGTCGGGCTGACAATGCGCCCGGAAGATAGCCATGTGATGCTGTGTGGCAATCCGCAGATGGTACGTGATACTCAGCAGCTGCTGAAAGAGACCCGGCAGATGGCCAAACACCTGCGCCGCCGTCCGGGCCATATGACCGCTGAGCACTATTGGTAA
- the ftsN gene encoding cell division protein FtsN: protein MAQRDYVRRSQSAPSRRKTSTSRKKQRNTPAVSPAMVAIAAAVLVAFLGGLYFITHHKKEESETLQSQKVTGNGLPPKPEERWRYIKELESRQPGVRAPTEPSAGGEVMNPDQLTNEQRQLLEQMQADMRQQPTQLNEVPWNEQTPAQRQQTLQRQRQVQQLQQQQAQQQTQQQWAAAAPKTQPRLTEQPQTRTVQSAQAPRQTQQPKPAANSQPYQDLLQTPAHTAAAAPKTQQAAPITREPEAAKPAAEKKDERRWMVQCGSFKGAEQAETVRAQLAFEGFDSRITTNNGWNRVVIGPVKGKDNADGTINRLKLAGHANCIRLASGG from the coding sequence GTGGCCCAACGAGATTATGTACGCCGCAGCCAATCGGCTCCTTCGCGGCGAAAAACGAGCACCTCAAGGAAGAAGCAACGTAATACACCTGCTGTCTCGCCTGCTATGGTGGCGATTGCAGCCGCCGTGCTGGTGGCCTTTCTCGGTGGCCTTTACTTTATTACCCATCACAAAAAAGAGGAGTCCGAGACCCTGCAGAGCCAGAAGGTCACGGGCAACGGGCTACCGCCGAAGCCGGAAGAGCGCTGGCGTTATATTAAAGAGCTGGAGAGCCGTCAGCCGGGCGTACGTGCGCCAACCGAACCGTCAGCGGGCGGTGAAGTGATGAACCCGGATCAGCTGACCAACGAGCAGCGTCAGCTGTTAGAGCAGATGCAGGCCGATATGCGCCAGCAGCCTACCCAGCTTAACGAAGTGCCGTGGAATGAGCAGACGCCTGCCCAACGCCAGCAGACCCTGCAGCGCCAGCGTCAGGTGCAGCAGTTGCAACAGCAGCAAGCTCAGCAGCAGACCCAGCAGCAATGGGCCGCCGCTGCGCCAAAAACCCAGCCGCGCCTGACGGAGCAGCCGCAGACCCGCACGGTGCAGAGCGCGCAGGCACCACGCCAGACGCAGCAGCCGAAGCCCGCAGCAAACAGCCAGCCGTATCAGGATCTGCTGCAAACGCCGGCGCATACCGCTGCTGCCGCGCCGAAAACGCAGCAGGCTGCCCCGATCACCCGTGAGCCGGAAGCGGCGAAGCCTGCCGCTGAGAAAAAAGATGAGCGTCGCTGGATGGTGCAGTGCGGTTCGTTTAAAGGCGCAGAGCAGGCCGAGACCGTCCGCGCCCAGCTGGCGTTTGAAGGCTTTGACTCACGGATCACTACCAACAACGGCTGGAATCGCGTGGTGATTGGCCCGGTCAAAGGCAAAGATAACGCCGATGGTACTATTAACCGTCTGAAGCTGGCCGGTCACGCAAACTGCATTCGTCTCGCCTCCGGGGGTTGA
- the zapB gene encoding septal ring assembly protein ZapB: MTMSLEVFEKLEAKVQQAIDTITLLQMEIEELKEKNNGLSQEVQNAHHHREELERENHQLREQQNGWQDRLQALLGRMEEV; the protein is encoded by the coding sequence ATGACCATGTCATTAGAAGTGTTTGAGAAACTGGAAGCAAAAGTACAGCAGGCGATTGACACCATCACGTTACTGCAGATGGAAATCGAAGAGCTGAAAGAAAAAAACAACGGCCTGTCGCAGGAAGTGCAGAATGCGCACCACCATCGCGAAGAGCTGGAGCGTGAAAATCATCAGCTGCGCGAACAGCAGAACGGCTGGCAGGATCGCCTCCAGGCTCTCCTTGGCCGTATGGAAGAGGTTTGA
- the hslV gene encoding ATP-dependent protease subunit HslV: MTTIVSVRRNGQVVIAGDGQATLGNTVMKGNVKKVRRLYNDKVIAGFAGGTADAFTLFELFERKLEMHQGHLVKAAVELAKDWRTDRMLRKLEALLAVADENASLIITGNGDVVQPENDLIAIGSGGPYAQAAARALLENTDMNARDIAVKALDIAGDICIYTNHNHTIEELNSKA; the protein is encoded by the coding sequence GTGACAACAATTGTAAGTGTTCGCCGTAACGGCCAGGTCGTGATTGCCGGTGATGGCCAGGCCACGCTGGGCAATACCGTAATGAAAGGCAACGTCAAAAAAGTGCGTCGCCTGTATAACGACAAAGTGATCGCCGGTTTTGCAGGCGGTACCGCAGATGCCTTCACGCTGTTCGAACTGTTTGAGCGCAAGCTGGAGATGCACCAGGGCCACCTGGTAAAAGCCGCCGTTGAGCTGGCCAAAGACTGGCGTACCGATCGTATGCTGCGCAAGCTCGAAGCGCTGCTGGCAGTAGCGGATGAAAACGCCTCGCTGATTATCACCGGTAACGGCGACGTTGTGCAGCCGGAAAACGACCTGATTGCTATCGGCTCTGGTGGCCCGTACGCCCAGGCCGCCGCCCGCGCCCTGTTAGAAAACACCGACATGAACGCGCGCGACATTGCGGTGAAGGCGTTGGATATTGCAGGTGATATCTGCATCTATACCAACCATAACCACACCATCGAAGAATTAAACTCTAAAGCGTAA
- a CDS encoding MIP/aquaporin family protein has translation MSQTSTLKGQCIAEFLGTGLLIFFGVGCVAALKVAGASFGQWEISIIWGLGVAMAIYLTAGVSGAHLNPAVTIALWLFACFDKRKVAPFIASQFAGAFCAAALVYGLYYNLFYDFEQTHHMVRGSVESLDLAGIFSTYPNPHINFVQAFAVEMVITAILMGVIMALGDDGNGIPRGPLAPLLIGLLIAVIGASMGPLTGFAMNPARDIGPKAFAWLAGWGDIAFTGGKDIPYFLVPLFGPVAGAALGAFGYRKLIGRHLPCDTCEEEVKEPAATAAQHKASL, from the coding sequence ATGAGTCAAACATCGACCTTAAAAGGCCAGTGCATCGCCGAGTTCCTCGGTACCGGGTTGTTGATTTTCTTCGGGGTTGGCTGCGTTGCGGCGCTGAAGGTGGCAGGTGCCTCCTTCGGCCAGTGGGAGATCAGTATTATCTGGGGTCTGGGCGTGGCGATGGCCATCTACCTGACCGCAGGGGTCTCCGGTGCGCATCTCAACCCGGCGGTAACCATTGCGCTGTGGCTGTTCGCCTGCTTTGACAAGCGCAAAGTCGCGCCGTTTATCGCCTCGCAGTTTGCAGGCGCGTTCTGTGCCGCCGCGCTGGTCTACGGCCTCTACTACAACCTGTTTTATGATTTTGAACAGACGCACCACATGGTACGCGGCAGCGTTGAAAGTCTGGATCTTGCCGGGATATTTTCAACCTACCCCAATCCACACATCAATTTTGTGCAGGCCTTCGCGGTTGAAATGGTGATTACCGCTATCCTGATGGGCGTGATCATGGCGCTCGGCGATGATGGCAACGGTATTCCACGCGGCCCGCTGGCTCCGCTGCTCATTGGCCTGCTGATCGCAGTAATTGGCGCTTCGATGGGGCCGTTGACCGGTTTTGCGATGAACCCGGCACGTGATATCGGGCCAAAAGCCTTCGCCTGGCTTGCAGGCTGGGGCGACATCGCCTTTACCGGCGGTAAAGATATCCCCTACTTCCTGGTGCCACTGTTCGGGCCGGTAGCAGGTGCAGCGCTCGGCGCGTTTGGTTATCGTAAGCTGATTGGCCGCCATCTGCCCTGCGACACCTGCGAGGAAGAGGTGAAAGAGCCAGCTGCCACTGCCGCACAACACAAAGCGTCGCTGTAA
- the glpX gene encoding class II fructose-bisphosphatase — MKRELAIEFSRVTEAAALAGYKWLGRGDKNVADGAAVNAMRIVLNQVNIDGTIVIGEGEIDEAPMLYIGERVGTGQGDAVDIAVDPIEGTRMTAMGQANALAVLAVGDKGSFLNAPDMYMEKLIVGPGAKGAINLNLPLEENLRNVAAALDKPLDELTVTILAKPRHDAVIAQMQQLGVRVFAIPDGDVAASILTCMPDSEVDVLYGIGGAPEGVVSAAAIRALDGDMQGRLLARHHVKGDSEENRRIGEQELARCKEMGIEADSVLQLDDMARNDNVIFSATGITKGDLLDGISRKGNMATTETLLIRGKSRTIRRIQSIHYLDRKDTDVQRHIL, encoded by the coding sequence ATGAAACGAGAGCTTGCGATTGAATTTTCCCGCGTGACGGAAGCGGCCGCGCTGGCCGGTTACAAATGGCTGGGCCGGGGCGATAAAAACGTTGCCGACGGCGCAGCGGTTAACGCCATGCGCATTGTGCTCAATCAGGTCAACATTGACGGGACCATCGTGATTGGCGAGGGTGAGATCGATGAAGCACCGATGCTCTATATCGGTGAGCGCGTCGGTACCGGCCAGGGCGATGCGGTAGATATTGCCGTCGACCCTATCGAAGGCACCCGCATGACAGCGATGGGCCAGGCTAACGCGCTGGCGGTGCTGGCCGTGGGCGACAAGGGTAGCTTCCTGAACGCGCCAGATATGTATATGGAGAAGCTGATTGTTGGCCCTGGCGCAAAGGGCGCTATCAATCTTAACCTCCCTCTGGAAGAGAACCTGCGTAACGTGGCCGCCGCGCTCGATAAGCCCCTCGACGAACTGACCGTGACCATCCTGGCGAAGCCGCGCCACGATGCGGTCATCGCCCAGATGCAGCAGCTCGGCGTGCGCGTGTTTGCCATTCCCGACGGCGACGTGGCCGCCTCCATTCTGACCTGCATGCCAGACAGCGAAGTGGACGTGCTCTACGGCATCGGCGGTGCGCCAGAGGGCGTGGTCTCTGCTGCCGCCATCCGCGCGCTGGACGGTGATATGCAGGGCCGCCTGCTGGCACGTCATCACGTGAAGGGCGATAGCGAAGAGAATCGCCGCATCGGCGAGCAGGAGCTGGCGCGTTGTAAAGAGATGGGTATTGAGGCAGACAGCGTGCTGCAGCTGGATGATATGGCCCGCAACGATAACGTGATTTTTTCTGCCACCGGCATCACCAAGGGCGATCTGCTCGACGGCATTAGCCGCAAAGGCAATATGGCCACCACCGAAACCCTGCTGATCCGCGGTAAATCTCGCACTATCCGCCGGATCCAGTCCATTCATTACCTCGATCGCAAAGATACGGACGTACAGCGCCACATTCTTTAA
- a CDS encoding DUF805 domain-containing protein encodes MTIQQWLFSFKGRIGRRDFWIWIALWALSMVALFSLAGSGLVDLQLAAFALVSLLWPTTCVVVKRLHDRGKSGYWALLLVLAWVLLAGRWDVLGGVWTWAVGRFIPTLIMVMLLVDLGAFLGTPGENKFGKTALDVKFR; translated from the coding sequence ATGACCATACAGCAGTGGTTATTCTCATTTAAAGGACGTATTGGACGTCGTGACTTCTGGATCTGGATAGCGCTCTGGGCGCTGTCGATGGTGGCACTCTTTTCGCTGGCGGGAAGCGGGCTGGTGGATCTGCAGCTGGCAGCCTTTGCGCTGGTCAGTCTGCTCTGGCCCACCACCTGCGTGGTGGTAAAACGGCTGCACGATCGCGGTAAGTCTGGCTATTGGGCCTTGCTGCTGGTGCTGGCGTGGGTGCTGCTGGCCGGGCGCTGGGATGTGCTAGGCGGCGTCTGGACGTGGGCGGTGGGGCGTTTTATCCCGACGCTGATTATGGTCATGCTGCTGGTGGACCTCGGCGCGTTTCTCGGCACGCCGGGCGAAAACAAGTTTGGTAAAACGGCGCTGGACGTTAAATTCCGTTAA